In Bradyrhizobium sp. 1(2017), one DNA window encodes the following:
- a CDS encoding ferredoxin--NADP reductase, with product MSNFNQESVLSVHHWTDTLFSFKTTRSPTFRFRNGEFTMIGLKVGEKPLLRAYSVASANYEETLEFFSIKVPDGPLTSRLQHLKEGDEIIVSRKATGTLVIDNLEEGRNLYLIGTGTGLAPFLSVIKDPEIYERFEKVVLLHGCRHVKELAYGEMITETLPKDELIGDYIRDQLIYYPTVTRDPFRNRGRITDLITSGKLFADIGLPALEAAHDRVMICGSPALVADTRVLLGERGFIEGNHGEPAQFVVEKAFAER from the coding sequence ATGAGCAATTTCAATCAGGAAAGCGTTTTGAGCGTCCACCACTGGACCGACACGCTGTTCTCCTTCAAGACCACCCGCAGCCCGACCTTCCGTTTCCGCAACGGCGAGTTCACCATGATCGGGCTCAAGGTCGGCGAGAAGCCGCTGCTGCGGGCCTACAGCGTCGCCAGCGCCAATTACGAGGAGACGCTGGAGTTCTTCTCGATCAAGGTGCCGGACGGCCCGCTGACCTCGCGCCTCCAGCACCTGAAGGAAGGCGACGAGATCATCGTCAGCCGCAAGGCCACCGGCACGCTGGTGATCGACAATCTGGAAGAGGGGCGCAATCTTTACCTGATCGGCACCGGCACCGGTCTTGCGCCCTTCCTGAGCGTGATCAAGGACCCCGAGATCTACGAGCGCTTCGAGAAGGTGGTGCTGTTGCACGGCTGCCGCCACGTCAAGGAGCTCGCCTATGGCGAGATGATCACCGAGACGCTGCCGAAGGACGAGCTGATCGGCGACTACATCCGCGATCAGCTGATCTACTATCCGACCGTGACGCGTGATCCCTTCCGCAATCGCGGCCGCATCACCGACCTCATCACCTCGGGCAAGCTCTTCGCCGACATCGGGCTGCCGGCGCTGGAAGCCGCCCATGACCGCGTCATGATCTGCGGCAGCCCGGCGCTGGTCGCGGATACGCGCGTACTGCTGGGCGAACGCGGCTTCATCGAGGGCAATCACGGCGAGCCGGCCCAGTTCGTGGTCGAAAAGGCCTTTGCCGAGCGCTGA
- a CDS encoding cytochrome P450, whose product MTVRLDFTSEAFFRDPPKAIATLRMSGPVVATRFPLIGDVWITTTHDATAQVLKDGATFTLRKEDGDVAGLRWWMPRYVRTIANNMLTMDEPDHTRLRSIVDEAFRRRAIVAMEPRIRAIADGLADELFANGNPADLVQRYARILPLAVISELLGLPPADRPRFIAWANEMSSLTNVVSFLRLLFAFRKMRAYLERQLQIARERGGEGLIAELVQVEREGGQITPDEMVSMVFLLLAAGSETTTHLISGSAYELLRNPGLRDWLEQDWNRVGLAVEEFLRFVSPVQFSKPRYVRRDVEVQGVRLKKGDRVMVMLAAANMDPAMHDRPEGLNLERKPNRHISFGTGIHFCLGHQLARIEAACALEALFVRWPKLGLAVDPAEIRWRRRPGLRAIASLPVAAEGRGTQAATPNEASVGRSLAAAN is encoded by the coding sequence ATGACAGTGCGCCTCGATTTCACCAGCGAGGCCTTCTTTCGCGATCCGCCCAAGGCGATTGCGACGCTGCGCATGTCCGGCCCTGTGGTCGCGACACGTTTTCCTCTCATCGGCGACGTCTGGATCACCACGACCCATGACGCCACTGCGCAGGTCCTGAAGGACGGCGCGACCTTCACGCTGCGAAAGGAAGATGGCGACGTTGCCGGTCTGCGCTGGTGGATGCCGAGATACGTCAGGACCATCGCCAACAACATGCTGACGATGGACGAGCCTGATCACACCAGGCTGCGCAGCATCGTGGACGAGGCATTTCGTCGACGCGCCATCGTCGCGATGGAGCCGCGCATCCGCGCCATCGCCGACGGTCTCGCCGACGAGCTCTTTGCGAACGGAAATCCGGCCGATCTCGTCCAGCGCTACGCGCGCATCCTGCCGCTCGCGGTGATCTCCGAGCTCCTGGGCCTGCCTCCCGCCGACCGTCCGCGGTTCATCGCCTGGGCCAACGAGATGTCCTCGCTGACCAATGTCGTCAGCTTCCTCCGCCTGCTGTTCGCGTTCCGCAAGATGCGTGCCTATCTCGAACGGCAGTTGCAGATCGCGCGCGAACGGGGCGGCGAGGGCTTGATCGCAGAGCTGGTCCAGGTCGAGCGCGAGGGCGGCCAGATCACGCCGGACGAAATGGTCTCGATGGTCTTTCTATTGCTTGCGGCCGGTTCGGAGACCACCACGCACCTCATCAGCGGTTCGGCTTACGAATTGCTCAGGAATCCCGGGTTGCGGGACTGGCTCGAGCAGGACTGGAACCGTGTCGGCCTCGCCGTCGAAGAGTTCCTGCGCTTCGTCTCACCGGTGCAATTCTCCAAGCCGCGCTATGTGCGGCGGGATGTCGAGGTCCAAGGCGTGCGCCTGAAGAAGGGTGATCGCGTCATGGTGATGCTCGCCGCGGCGAACATGGATCCGGCGATGCATGACCGCCCGGAGGGGCTCAATCTCGAGCGCAAGCCGAACCGCCACATCTCGTTCGGGACGGGAATCCATTTCTGCCTCGGTCATCAACTCGCGCGTATCGAGGCGGCCTGCGCGCTGGAGGCGCTGTTCGTGCGATGGCCGAAGCTTGGATTGGCCGTCGATCCCGCCGAGATCCGCTGGCGCAGGCGGCCGGGCTTGCGCGCGATCGCGTCGCTTCCCGTCGCGGCCGAGGGCCGGGGAACACAGGCGGCTACACCCAACGAAGCGAGCGTCGGTCGTTCCCTCGCTGCGGCGAACTAA
- a CDS encoding DUF763 domain-containing protein, whose translation MTRRTGSADLPLHTGRVPPWLASRMASLGAIVTEAIVHHYGRDAFLQRLSHPFWFQAFGAVMGMDWHSSGITTSVIGALKRGLGPLQDELGIYVCGGRGQHSRKTPDELLQLGERVGFDGAGLTRASRLVAKVDSAAVQDGFDLYLHGFFVTADGKWTVVQQGMNGDKRQARRYHWHSEALKSFVDAPHSAIDGPQQGEIVNLTDHRADVSRTAQLELLSGLGPDRIVSEFERLTGTEPAQALLPHLIMPAHHDVRPKDVFARRLHGTLAAAAERGPVDFPELLLTPGVGARTVRSLAMVAEVVHGAPYRFKDPARFSLAHGGKDRHPYPVPIKVYDETIRVLKGAIQNAKLGREEEMQAIKRLDDQARRLERTARGPSVEAYIAGERAASPDLDGRSVFGWERDLAATKKRTG comes from the coding sequence ATGACTCGACGTACCGGCAGCGCCGATCTTCCTCTCCACACGGGACGGGTTCCGCCCTGGCTTGCAAGCCGCATGGCCTCGCTCGGGGCGATCGTCACCGAGGCGATCGTGCATCATTACGGCCGCGATGCGTTTCTGCAGCGCCTGTCGCACCCGTTCTGGTTCCAGGCGTTCGGCGCCGTGATGGGCATGGATTGGCACTCCTCCGGGATCACCACATCCGTGATCGGCGCGCTGAAGCGTGGCCTCGGACCGCTCCAGGACGAGCTCGGCATCTATGTCTGCGGGGGACGCGGACAGCATTCGCGCAAGACGCCGGACGAACTGTTGCAACTCGGCGAGCGCGTCGGTTTCGACGGCGCAGGATTGACGCGCGCCAGCCGGCTGGTGGCGAAGGTGGACAGCGCCGCGGTGCAGGACGGTTTTGATCTCTACCTTCACGGCTTCTTCGTCACCGCCGACGGCAAGTGGACGGTGGTGCAGCAGGGCATGAACGGGGACAAGCGCCAGGCCCGCCGCTATCACTGGCACTCCGAGGCGCTCAAGAGCTTTGTCGACGCACCGCACAGCGCCATCGATGGCCCGCAACAGGGCGAGATCGTCAACCTCACCGACCATCGCGCCGACGTCTCGCGCACCGCGCAGCTCGAGCTGTTGAGTGGTCTTGGCCCGGATCGCATCGTCTCGGAGTTCGAACGGCTCACCGGGACTGAGCCGGCGCAAGCCCTGCTCCCGCACCTGATCATGCCTGCGCATCACGACGTCCGGCCCAAGGACGTGTTCGCGCGGCGCCTGCACGGAACGCTGGCTGCCGCCGCCGAGCGCGGGCCGGTCGATTTCCCGGAGCTGCTGCTGACGCCCGGCGTCGGTGCGCGCACCGTGCGCTCACTTGCGATGGTGGCCGAAGTCGTGCACGGGGCGCCCTATCGCTTCAAGGACCCCGCGCGCTTCTCGCTCGCTCATGGCGGCAAGGACCGGCACCCCTATCCCGTTCCGATCAAGGTCTATGACGAGACCATTCGCGTGCTCAAGGGCGCGATCCAGAACGCCAAGCTCGGGCGCGAGGAAGAGATGCAGGCGATCAAGCGGCTCGACGATCAGGCGCGGCGGCTGGAACGGACCGCACGAGGGCCCTCGGTCGAGGCCTACATCGCCGGCGAGCGCGCCGCCTCGCCCGATCTCGACGGCCGCTCCGTGTTCGGGTGGGAGCGCGATCTCGCGGCCACAAAAAAGCGGACCGGCTGA
- a CDS encoding mechanosensitive ion channel family protein yields MNWQALMADIERMFGWIPSWIIGLGLVAGAILLALSFYRLAVWMLNRAFGTRLPLLSVFIERTSGPAQLALCLAAVALVLPLAPLSDAFRTPLTSLFVVAFIALIGWISIRIVDMSAARYLQNFRDVTENFVARKHVTQVRVFKRVTDIIIVIITVSTALMTFDSVRQYGVSLFASAGAAGIIVGLAARPLLSNLIAGLQIAITQPIRIEDAVIIENEWGWVEDIAATYVVIRLWDWRRMVVPLSYFIEKPFQNWTRDTASLIGVIALHVDYRADVARIRGWLEEAVKQSKLWDGAVVNLQVIDADARTIELRALVSARNAPQSWDLRCEIREKLVAFIRDEMPEALPRERAILIPSDDDDADFPRRPAPPEKVRASVHN; encoded by the coding sequence ATGAATTGGCAGGCCCTCATGGCCGACATCGAGAGAATGTTCGGGTGGATACCGTCATGGATCATCGGTCTCGGCCTCGTCGCCGGGGCGATCCTGCTGGCGCTGTCGTTCTATCGGCTCGCGGTCTGGATGCTCAACCGCGCCTTCGGAACCCGGCTTCCGCTCCTAAGCGTCTTTATCGAGCGCACGTCCGGGCCGGCCCAGCTCGCACTGTGTCTGGCTGCGGTCGCGCTGGTGCTGCCGCTGGCGCCGCTCAGCGACGCATTCCGCACGCCGTTGACGAGCCTGTTCGTCGTTGCCTTCATTGCGTTGATCGGCTGGATCTCGATCCGCATCGTCGACATGAGCGCGGCGCGCTACCTCCAGAACTTTCGCGATGTCACCGAGAATTTCGTGGCCCGCAAGCACGTCACGCAGGTCCGCGTGTTCAAGCGCGTGACCGACATCATCATCGTCATCATCACGGTGTCCACCGCGCTGATGACGTTCGATTCGGTCAGACAATACGGTGTCAGCCTGTTCGCCTCCGCCGGCGCCGCAGGTATCATCGTCGGTCTCGCCGCGCGGCCGCTGTTGAGCAATCTGATCGCCGGTTTGCAGATCGCCATCACCCAGCCGATCCGGATCGAGGATGCCGTCATTATCGAGAACGAATGGGGCTGGGTTGAGGATATCGCCGCGACCTATGTCGTGATCCGGCTGTGGGACTGGCGCCGCATGGTGGTGCCGCTGTCCTATTTCATCGAAAAACCGTTCCAGAACTGGACCCGTGACACTGCCTCCCTCATCGGCGTCATCGCACTCCATGTCGACTATCGTGCCGATGTGGCGCGCATCCGTGGCTGGCTGGAGGAGGCGGTGAAGCAGTCGAAGCTATGGGATGGTGCGGTGGTCAATCTCCAGGTGATCGACGCGGATGCGCGCACCATCGAGCTGCGCGCGCTGGTCAGCGCGCGCAACGCTCCGCAATCCTGGGATCTGCGTTGCGAGATCAGGGAAAAGCTCGTGGCCTTCATCCGCGACGAGATGCCGGAGGCCCTGCCGCGCGAACGCGCGATCCTGATTCCGTCGGACGACGACGACGCGGATTTCCCGCGGCGGCCCGCGCCGCCGGAGAAGGTGCGGGCGAGCGTCCACAATTGA
- a CDS encoding tripartite tricarboxylate transporter substrate binding protein, producing the protein MLGLNKKIGSLMLGVGLLLAGGAAQAADNYPSKPVHILVPYAAGGAVDVLARTLGQALAKTWGRQPVVDNRPGAGGIVASQALTQAAPDGYTLILVASGHPLNQFIYPSVPYDTFKDFTAIAEVASSPLAIVVAKDSPYKTLGDLLAAAKKEPDKLSYGMSGNGTSAHLAGELLKHMSGTKIVAIPYKGGAPALTAVIAGEIPLSINPLAEAIGQLEGGTVRALAVTSAERSKALPDVPTVAESGVPGYDVSVWWGVLGPAKMPPEIVAKLETDLRAALKDPGVLSTLGKIGAAPLGSSSKDFDAYMRAEAAKWEPVLKAANIRAQ; encoded by the coding sequence ATGCTGGGTTTGAACAAGAAGATCGGCAGCTTGATGCTCGGTGTCGGCCTGCTGCTGGCGGGCGGCGCTGCGCAGGCTGCGGACAATTATCCGAGCAAGCCGGTCCACATTCTGGTCCCCTACGCCGCCGGCGGTGCCGTCGACGTACTCGCGCGCACGCTGGGCCAGGCACTGGCCAAGACCTGGGGCCGGCAGCCGGTGGTCGACAACCGCCCCGGCGCGGGCGGCATCGTCGCCTCGCAGGCCCTGACGCAGGCGGCGCCCGACGGCTACACGCTGATCCTGGTCGCCAGCGGCCATCCGCTCAACCAGTTCATCTATCCGAGCGTGCCCTACGACACGTTCAAGGATTTCACCGCCATCGCCGAAGTCGCCTCCTCGCCGCTCGCGATCGTCGTGGCCAAGGACAGTCCCTACAAGACGCTCGGCGATCTCCTCGCCGCCGCCAAGAAGGAGCCGGACAAGCTCTCCTACGGCATGTCCGGCAACGGCACCTCGGCGCATCTCGCCGGTGAGCTGCTCAAACACATGTCCGGCACCAAGATCGTCGCGATCCCCTACAAAGGCGGCGCCCCGGCGCTGACGGCGGTGATTGCCGGCGAGATCCCGCTCAGCATCAACCCGCTTGCGGAAGCGATCGGCCAGCTCGAAGGCGGCACGGTTCGCGCGCTCGCGGTGACTTCGGCCGAGCGCTCCAAGGCGCTGCCCGATGTTCCGACCGTCGCGGAATCGGGTGTGCCCGGCTATGACGTCTCGGTCTGGTGGGGGGTGCTCGGTCCGGCGAAGATGCCGCCGGAGATCGTGGCAAAGCTCGAAACCGATTTGAGGGCGGCATTGAAGGATCCAGGCGTGCTGTCGACGCTCGGCAAGATCGGCGCAGCTCCGCTCGGCTCGTCGTCCAAGGATTTTGACGCCTATATGCGCGCCGAGGCGGCGAAGTGGGAGCCGGTGCTGAAGGCCGCCAACATCCGCGCGCAGTGA
- a CDS encoding TetR/AcrR family transcriptional regulator encodes MVRKPTSKETARKPNMREAILAAAEELFATNGFNAVSVRDIAHAAGANPGSVTYHFKTKDGLLLEIYRRHCAPMNLRRSELLAAARRVRDLQDRLEAVVRAYVVPAFTSGSDLAGGGARFTRLRAVMSAEGNEVARKIIAQTFDDTSHAFIDAIHESLPHIPRTDIVWRSHFLLGALYYSLVTPERVSRLSRGEADGGDAANAIEQLVQATVAAFQAPALDQATPARRRPAVSNKY; translated from the coding sequence ATGGTACGCAAGCCCACCAGCAAGGAAACGGCCCGCAAGCCGAACATGCGCGAGGCGATCCTCGCTGCGGCCGAGGAATTGTTCGCCACCAACGGGTTCAATGCCGTCTCGGTGCGCGACATTGCGCACGCGGCCGGCGCCAATCCCGGCAGCGTGACCTATCATTTCAAGACCAAGGACGGCCTTCTGCTGGAGATCTACCGGCGCCATTGCGCGCCGATGAATTTGCGTCGCTCCGAATTGCTCGCGGCGGCGAGGCGGGTCCGCGATCTCCAGGACCGGCTGGAAGCCGTGGTGCGGGCCTATGTGGTGCCGGCCTTCACCTCGGGCAGCGATCTTGCCGGCGGCGGGGCGCGCTTCACGCGCCTGCGCGCGGTGATGTCAGCGGAAGGCAACGAGGTCGCGCGAAAGATCATCGCGCAGACTTTCGATGATACCAGCCACGCCTTCATCGATGCGATCCACGAAAGCCTGCCGCATATCCCACGCACCGACATCGTCTGGCGCAGCCACTTCCTGCTCGGCGCGCTCTATTATTCGCTCGTGACGCCCGAGCGCGTGTCGCGCCTGTCGCGCGGCGAGGCCGATGGCGGCGACGCCGCCAACGCCATCGAGCAGCTGGTGCAGGCCACGGTGGCCGCGTTTCAGGCGCCCGCGCTGGATCAAGCCACGCCGGCGCGGCGGCGGCCGGCCGTCAGCAACAAGTATTAA
- a CDS encoding amidohydrolase family protein, with protein sequence MTMIYTPTIPPPDPNTRTPKFKLPERSCDAHCHIFGPGAKYPYARDRSYTPPDAPLEDFRALHARLGVERAVIVNASVHGIDNTVALDAIAQSNGAYRAVANIDDTITERGLRVLHEGGFCGCRFNFVRHLGGVPDKGVFDRVIAMVAPLGWHIDLHFDAIDLPEYADMLSKMPLSYTIDHMGRVKASEGLDQLSFRILIELMQRDEKCWVKICGSERVSSIGPPFTDAVPFARKIVETAADRVIWGTDWPHPNVKVMPNDGDLVDLIPLFAPEPELQQKILVDNPARLFGFEA encoded by the coding sequence ATGACGATGATATACACGCCGACCATTCCGCCGCCCGATCCGAATACGCGCACGCCGAAATTCAAGCTGCCGGAGCGGTCCTGTGACGCGCACTGCCACATCTTCGGGCCGGGGGCGAAATACCCTTACGCGCGCGACCGCTCCTACACGCCGCCGGATGCGCCGCTGGAGGATTTCCGCGCGCTGCATGCCAGGCTCGGCGTCGAACGTGCCGTCATTGTCAATGCCAGCGTGCACGGGATAGACAACACAGTGGCGCTGGATGCCATTGCGCAGAGCAATGGCGCCTACCGCGCGGTCGCCAACATCGACGACACCATCACCGAGCGCGGGCTTCGCGTGCTGCACGAGGGCGGCTTCTGCGGCTGCCGCTTCAATTTCGTCCGCCATCTCGGCGGTGTTCCCGACAAGGGCGTGTTCGACCGCGTCATCGCGATGGTCGCGCCGCTCGGCTGGCACATCGACCTGCATTTCGACGCGATCGACCTGCCCGAATATGCCGACATGCTGTCGAAGATGCCGCTCAGCTACACCATCGACCATATGGGCCGGGTGAAGGCGTCCGAGGGGCTCGACCAGCTCTCGTTCAGGATCTTGATCGAGCTCATGCAGCGCGACGAGAAATGCTGGGTCAAGATCTGCGGCTCGGAGCGGGTGTCCTCGATCGGTCCGCCGTTCACTGACGCTGTGCCGTTCGCGCGCAAGATCGTCGAGACGGCGGCGGATCGCGTCATCTGGGGCACCGACTGGCCGCATCCCAACGTCAAGGTGATGCCGAATGATGGCGACCTCGTCGACCTGATTCCGCTGTTTGCGCCGGAGCCGGAGCTCCAGCAGAAGATTCTGGTCGACAATCCTGCGCGCTTGTTCGGGTTCGAAGCGTAG
- a CDS encoding PIG-L deacetylase family protein, protein MKTGLVITAHPGDFVWRAGGAIALHAKKGYRMKIVCLSFGERGESQFAWKEKGATLESVKAGRKDEAERAAKLLGAEIEFFDCGDYPLKLTEAHFDRMVDIYRELNPSFVLTHALEDPYNFDHPNAAHFAQETRVVAQAMGHKPGAQYKYSAPPVFLFEPHQPEQCNYKPDLLLKIDEVWKEKYEAFQILAAQKHLWGYYERVALNRGIQGSRNTGVPMTYGEAYQRLFPTVAEELA, encoded by the coding sequence ATGAAGACAGGTCTCGTGATCACAGCCCATCCCGGCGATTTCGTCTGGCGCGCCGGCGGCGCCATCGCCCTGCATGCGAAGAAGGGCTATCGCATGAAGATCGTCTGCCTGTCCTTCGGCGAGCGTGGCGAAAGCCAGTTCGCCTGGAAGGAAAAGGGCGCGACGCTGGAGTCGGTCAAGGCCGGCCGCAAGGACGAGGCCGAGCGGGCCGCAAAGCTGCTCGGCGCCGAGATCGAGTTCTTCGATTGCGGCGACTATCCGTTGAAGCTCACCGAGGCGCATTTCGACCGCATGGTCGACATCTATCGCGAGCTCAATCCGAGCTTCGTGCTGACGCACGCGCTGGAAGACCCCTATAATTTCGACCACCCGAACGCCGCGCATTTCGCGCAGGAGACGCGCGTGGTCGCGCAGGCGATGGGCCACAAGCCCGGCGCCCAGTACAAATATTCGGCGCCGCCCGTATTCCTGTTCGAGCCGCACCAGCCGGAACAGTGCAACTACAAGCCGGACCTGCTGCTCAAGATCGACGAGGTCTGGAAGGAGAAGTACGAGGCGTTCCAGATATTGGCCGCGCAGAAGCACCTGTGGGGCTATTACGAGCGCGTCGCGCTCAATCGTGGCATCCAGGGCAGCCGTAACACCGGCGTGCCCATGACCTATGGCGAGGCCTATCAGCGTCTGTTTCCGACCGTCGCGGAGGAGCTCGCATGA
- a CDS encoding 4-carboxy-4-hydroxy-2-oxoadipate aldolase/oxaloacetate decarboxylase: MKPVVVRNIKRADPAGMAEYGVSTVHEAYGRIGLMKPYLRPVWPGASIAGPAVTVLAQPGDNWMIHVAVEQCRKGDILVVGCTTDNTDGMFGELLATSLRARGVQGLIIDAGCRDVKALHEMKFPVWSRAVSAKGTVKATLGSVNVPVVCAGVNVDPGDIVVADDDGVVLVPKRHAADVAEKAKKRNADEGGKRARLASGELGLDMYSMREALAKAGLVYVDNPEDV; the protein is encoded by the coding sequence ATGAAGCCGGTCGTCGTTCGCAACATCAAGCGTGCCGATCCCGCCGGCATGGCGGAATACGGCGTCTCGACCGTGCACGAGGCCTATGGCCGCATCGGCCTGATGAAGCCGTATTTGCGCCCCGTATGGCCGGGCGCGTCGATTGCCGGGCCCGCCGTCACCGTGCTGGCGCAGCCCGGCGACAACTGGATGATCCATGTCGCGGTCGAGCAATGCAGGAAGGGCGACATCCTCGTGGTCGGTTGCACCACCGACAACACCGACGGCATGTTCGGCGAATTGCTCGCGACCTCGCTTAGGGCGCGCGGCGTGCAGGGACTGATCATCGATGCCGGTTGCCGCGACGTCAAAGCGCTCCATGAGATGAAGTTTCCGGTGTGGTCGCGCGCGGTTTCGGCCAAGGGCACGGTGAAGGCCACGCTCGGCTCGGTCAACGTTCCTGTGGTCTGCGCCGGTGTCAACGTCGATCCGGGCGACATCGTCGTCGCCGATGACGACGGCGTCGTCCTCGTGCCGAAGCGGCATGCTGCAGACGTCGCCGAGAAGGCAAAAAAGCGCAATGCGGACGAGGGCGGCAAGCGCGCGCGGCTCGCCTCCGGCGAGCTCGGCCTCGACATGTACAGCATGCGCGAGGCTCTGGCGAAGGCTGGGCTGGTCTATGTCGACAACCCCGAGGACGTCTGA